The following coding sequences are from one Streptomyces venezuelae window:
- a CDS encoding FecCD family ABC transporter permease: MKAIRTRGGLSVRLDVRTAVVVALLVVAALVSGVVLIGTGDFDIPAADVVRTLLGNGDAGQEFIINDLRLPRVLVGLLVGAALGLGGALFQSIARNPLGSPDVLGLGQGSTAGALTMIVLFQGSAVQVAAGALVGGLVTGLAIYLLAWKRGVHGYRLVLVGIGVSAFITAINGYLLTKADFVDAARAVVWMTGSLNGRDWEQVWPLLVLCAVLVPLVLLYGRPLRMLEMGDDAANSLGVRVERTRFVLLGASVLLTAAATAAAGPVSFVALTAPQLARRLTRAPGPNLMPAMFMGATLLIVADWASQRAFGADQLPVGVVTGVLGGVYLLWLLVSQRKAGRI; the protein is encoded by the coding sequence TCTCCGGCGTCGTCCTGATCGGCACCGGCGACTTCGACATCCCGGCCGCCGACGTCGTCCGCACCCTGCTCGGCAACGGCGACGCGGGGCAGGAGTTCATCATCAACGACCTGCGGCTGCCGCGGGTCCTCGTCGGGCTCCTGGTGGGCGCGGCCCTCGGGCTCGGCGGCGCGCTGTTCCAGTCCATCGCGCGCAACCCATTGGGCAGCCCGGACGTGCTCGGCCTCGGGCAGGGCTCGACCGCCGGGGCGCTCACCATGATCGTCCTGTTCCAGGGCAGCGCGGTGCAGGTCGCGGCGGGCGCGCTCGTCGGCGGTCTCGTCACCGGCCTCGCCATCTACCTGCTCGCCTGGAAGCGCGGCGTGCACGGCTACCGTCTCGTCCTCGTCGGCATCGGCGTCTCCGCGTTCATCACGGCCATCAACGGCTACCTGCTGACCAAGGCGGACTTCGTCGACGCCGCGCGTGCCGTGGTCTGGATGACCGGTTCCCTCAACGGCCGCGACTGGGAGCAGGTCTGGCCGCTGCTCGTGCTCTGCGCCGTCCTCGTACCGCTCGTGCTCCTGTACGGGCGTCCGCTGCGGATGCTGGAGATGGGCGACGACGCCGCGAACTCGCTCGGCGTACGCGTCGAACGCACCCGGTTCGTGCTGCTCGGCGCCTCCGTGCTGCTCACCGCTGCCGCCACCGCCGCCGCGGGCCCCGTCAGCTTCGTCGCACTCACCGCACCCCAGCTCGCGCGGCGCCTCACACGTGCCCCAGGGCCCAACCTGATGCCTGCCATGTTCATGGGCGCCACCCTCCTGATCGTCGCGGACTGGGCCTCGCAGCGGGCCTTCGGCGCCGACCAGCTGCCCGTCGGCGTCGTCACCGGCGTGCTCGGCGGCGTCTACCTGCTGTGGCTGCTCGTCAGCCAGCGCAAGGCGGGACGGATATGA